A region from the Mustela erminea isolate mMusErm1 chromosome 10, mMusErm1.Pri, whole genome shotgun sequence genome encodes:
- the LOC116567893 gene encoding guanylate-binding protein 4-like isoform X1: MASRATMTAPICLVENQNEQLTVNPEALEILNNISQPVVVVAIAGLSRTGKSYLMNRLAGQNHGFRLNSTVRSETKGIWMWCVPHSTKKNHTLILLDTEGLGDVKKVDPKNDSWIFALTVLLSSTLIYNSMGTINHQALEQLHYVTELTQLIRAKSSSTSEEVKDSTEFVSFFPDFVWTVRDFTLELKIGEAPITEDEYLEDALKLVPEHGTNPKIQNSNMPRECIRQFFPKRKCFVFDRPTSDRNLLFHLEKVPEDKLDSTFQEQSKKFCTYIFNHTKTKTLREGITVTGSRLGTLLKAYVDAIKKGAVPCLENVVTTLAQRENSVAVQKAADHYSEQMAQRVRIPTDTLQELLDVHAHCEREAIAVFMEHSFKDDKREFQKKLVDNIEKKKEDFLQQNEDASFKYCQAIMEQLSEPLKKSISEKTFSVHGGHDLYLQAKRKVELDYKLVPRKGVKANEILQNFLQSQATIEESIVQLDTALNRGAMAIAVERAKKEAAEKEQEQLKQKEEEQRQKMEAQERSFSENLGQLEEKIKKERENFRVMLEGMLKHYLQVQEELLNERFGKKSEELNKEINRLKKEIETAKKTDSLLISNAIEVAGKVLIVALPEIFKLFHEGKTVLSEKN, encoded by the exons gcctgtggtggtggtggccatTGCAGGGCTGTCTCGGACAGGAAAATCCTACTTGATGAACCGCCTGGCGGGACAGAACCATG GTTTCCGCCTGAACTCCACAGTGAGATCTGAAACCAAGGGCATCTGGATGTGGTGTGTGCCCCACTCCACCAAGAAGAACCACACTCTGATCCTTCTGGACACTGAGGGGCTAGGGGATGTGAAAAAG GTCGACCCTAAGAATGACTCATGGATCTTTGCCCTGACGGTGCTTCTGAGCAGCACCTTGATCTACAACAGCATGGGCACCATCAACCACCAGGCCCTGGAGCAGCTGCA CTATGTCACTGAACTAACACAGCTAATCAGGGCAAAATCCTCCTCAACCTCTGAGGAAGTGAAGGACTCCACTGAGTTTGTGAGTTTCTTTCCAGACTTTGTATGGACTGTTCGGGATTTCACCCTGGAGTTGAAGATAGGTGAAGCCCCAATCACCGAAGACGAGTACCTGGAGGATGCCTTGAAGCTGGTTCCAGAGCATG GCACAAATCCCAAAATCCAGAATTCCAACATGCCCAGAGAGTGTATCAGGCAGTTCTTTCCAAAACGGAAGTGCTTCGTCTTTGACCGGCCTACAAGTGATAGAAATCTCTTATTCCATCTTGAGAAGGTGCCAGAAGACAAGCTAGACAGTACTTTCCAGGAGCAATCAAAGAAATTCTGTACCTATATTTTCAATCACACAAAGACCAAGACCCTAAGAGAGGGAATCACTGTCACTGGGAGCC GGCTGGGGACTCTGTTGAAAGCCTATGTGGATGCCATCAAGAAAGGAGCAGTTCCTTGCTTGGAGAACGTGGTGACAACTCTGGCTCAGCGTGAGAACTCAGTGGCTGTGCAGAAGGCAGCTGACCACTACAGCGAGCAGATGGCCCAGCGAGTGAGGATCCCCACAGACACACTCCAGGAGCTCCTGGATGTGCATGCACACTGTGAGAGGGAAGCCATTGCAGTGTTCATGGAACACTCCTTTAAGGATGACAAGCGGGAATTCCAGAAAAAGCTGGTG GACAACattgagaaaaagaaggaagatttcTTGCAGCAGAATGAAGATGCCTCTTTCAAATATTGCCAGGCTATAATGGAGCAGCTTTCAGAGCCTCTGAAGAAAAGCATTTCAGAAAAAACTTTCTCTGTTCATGGAGGACATGATCTCTACTTACAAGCAAAGAGAAAGGTTGAACTTGACTATAAACTGGTGCCCAGGAAAGGAGTTAAG GCAAATGAGATCCTCCAGAACTTCCTACAGTCACAGGCAACAATAGAGGAATCCATCGTGCAGTTAGACACAGCCCTTAATAGAGGAGCCATGGCCATAGCAG TGGAGCGGGCCAAAAAGGAGGCAGCTGAGAAAGAACAGGAGCAgctaaaacagaaagaagaagagCAACGGCAAAAAATGGAGGCTCAAGAGAGAAGCTTCAGTGAAAACCTGGGCCAGCTGGAAgagaagataaagaaggaaagagaaaactttcGGGTAATGCTGGAAGGGATGTTGAAGCATTATCTGCAG GTCCAAGAAGAATTGCTTAATGAAAGATTTGGAAAGAAGTCTGAGGAATTGAATAAGGAGATAAATCGACTAAAAAAAGAGATTGAGACAGCAAAAAAAACTGATTCACTATTGATTTCAAATGCAATTGAAGTGGCTGGGAAAGTATTAATTGTTGCACTACCTGAAATTTTTAAGCTATTCCATGAAGGGAAGACAGTTctcagtgaaaaaaattaa
- the LOC116567893 gene encoding guanylate-binding protein 4-like isoform X2 encodes MASRATMTAPICLVENQNEQLTVNPEALEILNNISQPVVVVAIAGLSRTGKSYLMNRLAGQNHGFRLNSTVRSETKGIWMWCVPHSTKKNHTLILLDTEGLGDVKKVDPKNDSWIFALTVLLSSTLIYNSMGTINHQALEQLHYVTELTQLIRAKSSSTSEEVKDSTEFVSFFPDFVWTVRDFTLELKIGEAPITEDEYLEDALKLVPEHGTNPKIQNSNMPRECIRQFFPKRKCFVFDRPTSDRNLLFHLEKVPEDKLDSTFQEQSKKFCTYIFNHTKTKTLREGITVTGSRLGTLLKAYVDAIKKGAVPCLENVVTTLAQRENSVAVQKAADHYSEQMAQRDNIEKKKEDFLQQNEDASFKYCQAIMEQLSEPLKKSISEKTFSVHGGHDLYLQAKRKVELDYKLVPRKGVKANEILQNFLQSQATIEESIVQLDTALNRGAMAIAVERAKKEAAEKEQEQLKQKEEEQRQKMEAQERSFSENLGQLEEKIKKERENFRVMLEGMLKHYLQVQEELLNERFGKKSEELNKEINRLKKEIETAKKTDSLLISNAIEVAGKVLIVALPEIFKLFHEGKTVLSEKN; translated from the exons gcctgtggtggtggtggccatTGCAGGGCTGTCTCGGACAGGAAAATCCTACTTGATGAACCGCCTGGCGGGACAGAACCATG GTTTCCGCCTGAACTCCACAGTGAGATCTGAAACCAAGGGCATCTGGATGTGGTGTGTGCCCCACTCCACCAAGAAGAACCACACTCTGATCCTTCTGGACACTGAGGGGCTAGGGGATGTGAAAAAG GTCGACCCTAAGAATGACTCATGGATCTTTGCCCTGACGGTGCTTCTGAGCAGCACCTTGATCTACAACAGCATGGGCACCATCAACCACCAGGCCCTGGAGCAGCTGCA CTATGTCACTGAACTAACACAGCTAATCAGGGCAAAATCCTCCTCAACCTCTGAGGAAGTGAAGGACTCCACTGAGTTTGTGAGTTTCTTTCCAGACTTTGTATGGACTGTTCGGGATTTCACCCTGGAGTTGAAGATAGGTGAAGCCCCAATCACCGAAGACGAGTACCTGGAGGATGCCTTGAAGCTGGTTCCAGAGCATG GCACAAATCCCAAAATCCAGAATTCCAACATGCCCAGAGAGTGTATCAGGCAGTTCTTTCCAAAACGGAAGTGCTTCGTCTTTGACCGGCCTACAAGTGATAGAAATCTCTTATTCCATCTTGAGAAGGTGCCAGAAGACAAGCTAGACAGTACTTTCCAGGAGCAATCAAAGAAATTCTGTACCTATATTTTCAATCACACAAAGACCAAGACCCTAAGAGAGGGAATCACTGTCACTGGGAGCC GGCTGGGGACTCTGTTGAAAGCCTATGTGGATGCCATCAAGAAAGGAGCAGTTCCTTGCTTGGAGAACGTGGTGACAACTCTGGCTCAGCGTGAGAACTCAGTGGCTGTGCAGAAGGCAGCTGACCACTACAGCGAGCAGATGGCCCAGCGA GACAACattgagaaaaagaaggaagatttcTTGCAGCAGAATGAAGATGCCTCTTTCAAATATTGCCAGGCTATAATGGAGCAGCTTTCAGAGCCTCTGAAGAAAAGCATTTCAGAAAAAACTTTCTCTGTTCATGGAGGACATGATCTCTACTTACAAGCAAAGAGAAAGGTTGAACTTGACTATAAACTGGTGCCCAGGAAAGGAGTTAAG GCAAATGAGATCCTCCAGAACTTCCTACAGTCACAGGCAACAATAGAGGAATCCATCGTGCAGTTAGACACAGCCCTTAATAGAGGAGCCATGGCCATAGCAG TGGAGCGGGCCAAAAAGGAGGCAGCTGAGAAAGAACAGGAGCAgctaaaacagaaagaagaagagCAACGGCAAAAAATGGAGGCTCAAGAGAGAAGCTTCAGTGAAAACCTGGGCCAGCTGGAAgagaagataaagaaggaaagagaaaactttcGGGTAATGCTGGAAGGGATGTTGAAGCATTATCTGCAG GTCCAAGAAGAATTGCTTAATGAAAGATTTGGAAAGAAGTCTGAGGAATTGAATAAGGAGATAAATCGACTAAAAAAAGAGATTGAGACAGCAAAAAAAACTGATTCACTATTGATTTCAAATGCAATTGAAGTGGCTGGGAAAGTATTAATTGTTGCACTACCTGAAATTTTTAAGCTATTCCATGAAGGGAAGACAGTTctcagtgaaaaaaattaa
- the LOC116567893 gene encoding guanylate-binding protein 4-like isoform X3, whose amino-acid sequence MWCVPHSTKKNHTLILLDTEGLGDVKKVDPKNDSWIFALTVLLSSTLIYNSMGTINHQALEQLHYVTELTQLIRAKSSSTSEEVKDSTEFVSFFPDFVWTVRDFTLELKIGEAPITEDEYLEDALKLVPEHGTNPKIQNSNMPRECIRQFFPKRKCFVFDRPTSDRNLLFHLEKVPEDKLDSTFQEQSKKFCTYIFNHTKTKTLREGITVTGSRLGTLLKAYVDAIKKGAVPCLENVVTTLAQRENSVAVQKAADHYSEQMAQRVRIPTDTLQELLDVHAHCEREAIAVFMEHSFKDDKREFQKKLVDNIEKKKEDFLQQNEDASFKYCQAIMEQLSEPLKKSISEKTFSVHGGHDLYLQAKRKVELDYKLVPRKGVKANEILQNFLQSQATIEESIVQLDTALNRGAMAIAVERAKKEAAEKEQEQLKQKEEEQRQKMEAQERSFSENLGQLEEKIKKERENFRVMLEGMLKHYLQVQEELLNERFGKKSEELNKEINRLKKEIETAKKTDSLLISNAIEVAGKVLIVALPEIFKLFHEGKTVLSEKN is encoded by the exons ATGTGGTGTGTGCCCCACTCCACCAAGAAGAACCACACTCTGATCCTTCTGGACACTGAGGGGCTAGGGGATGTGAAAAAG GTCGACCCTAAGAATGACTCATGGATCTTTGCCCTGACGGTGCTTCTGAGCAGCACCTTGATCTACAACAGCATGGGCACCATCAACCACCAGGCCCTGGAGCAGCTGCA CTATGTCACTGAACTAACACAGCTAATCAGGGCAAAATCCTCCTCAACCTCTGAGGAAGTGAAGGACTCCACTGAGTTTGTGAGTTTCTTTCCAGACTTTGTATGGACTGTTCGGGATTTCACCCTGGAGTTGAAGATAGGTGAAGCCCCAATCACCGAAGACGAGTACCTGGAGGATGCCTTGAAGCTGGTTCCAGAGCATG GCACAAATCCCAAAATCCAGAATTCCAACATGCCCAGAGAGTGTATCAGGCAGTTCTTTCCAAAACGGAAGTGCTTCGTCTTTGACCGGCCTACAAGTGATAGAAATCTCTTATTCCATCTTGAGAAGGTGCCAGAAGACAAGCTAGACAGTACTTTCCAGGAGCAATCAAAGAAATTCTGTACCTATATTTTCAATCACACAAAGACCAAGACCCTAAGAGAGGGAATCACTGTCACTGGGAGCC GGCTGGGGACTCTGTTGAAAGCCTATGTGGATGCCATCAAGAAAGGAGCAGTTCCTTGCTTGGAGAACGTGGTGACAACTCTGGCTCAGCGTGAGAACTCAGTGGCTGTGCAGAAGGCAGCTGACCACTACAGCGAGCAGATGGCCCAGCGAGTGAGGATCCCCACAGACACACTCCAGGAGCTCCTGGATGTGCATGCACACTGTGAGAGGGAAGCCATTGCAGTGTTCATGGAACACTCCTTTAAGGATGACAAGCGGGAATTCCAGAAAAAGCTGGTG GACAACattgagaaaaagaaggaagatttcTTGCAGCAGAATGAAGATGCCTCTTTCAAATATTGCCAGGCTATAATGGAGCAGCTTTCAGAGCCTCTGAAGAAAAGCATTTCAGAAAAAACTTTCTCTGTTCATGGAGGACATGATCTCTACTTACAAGCAAAGAGAAAGGTTGAACTTGACTATAAACTGGTGCCCAGGAAAGGAGTTAAG GCAAATGAGATCCTCCAGAACTTCCTACAGTCACAGGCAACAATAGAGGAATCCATCGTGCAGTTAGACACAGCCCTTAATAGAGGAGCCATGGCCATAGCAG TGGAGCGGGCCAAAAAGGAGGCAGCTGAGAAAGAACAGGAGCAgctaaaacagaaagaagaagagCAACGGCAAAAAATGGAGGCTCAAGAGAGAAGCTTCAGTGAAAACCTGGGCCAGCTGGAAgagaagataaagaaggaaagagaaaactttcGGGTAATGCTGGAAGGGATGTTGAAGCATTATCTGCAG GTCCAAGAAGAATTGCTTAATGAAAGATTTGGAAAGAAGTCTGAGGAATTGAATAAGGAGATAAATCGACTAAAAAAAGAGATTGAGACAGCAAAAAAAACTGATTCACTATTGATTTCAAATGCAATTGAAGTGGCTGGGAAAGTATTAATTGTTGCACTACCTGAAATTTTTAAGCTATTCCATGAAGGGAAGACAGTTctcagtgaaaaaaattaa